One Pseudomonas sp. HOU2 genomic window carries:
- the betT gene encoding choline transporter BetT encodes MNPPVFYFAATVILLFGLVVIAMPEQAGAWLLAAQNWAANTVGWYYMLAMTLYLVFVVVTALSGYGKIKLGADHDEPEFSYLSWAGMLFAAGISITLFFFCVSEPLTHLAQPPQGEAGTADAARQAMQILFLHWGLHGWGVFAFVGMALAYFAYRHNLPLALRSALYPLIGKRINGPIGYAVDGFGIIATVFGLGADMGFGVLHLNSGLDYLFGIAHTQWIQVGLITLMMGAAIIVAVSGVDKGVRVMSDINMLLACALLLFVLFAGPTQHLLNTLIQNLGDYLGALPMKSFDLYAYDKPSDWLGGWTVFYWAWWIAWSPFVGLFIARISRGRTIREFVFGVLLIPLGFTLAWMSIFGNSAIDQVLNHGMSALGMSALDNPSMSLYLLLETYPWSKTVIAVTVFISFVFFVTSADSGTVVLSTLSAKGGNPDEDGPKWLRVFWGAMTALVTSALLFSGSIDALKSAVVLTSLPFSMILLLMMWGLHKAFYLESQKQIAQLHSLAPVSGSRRGTGGWRQRLSQAVHFPSRDEVYRFMDTTVRPAIEEVTAVFVEKGLNVVTQPDPAHDNISLEIGHGEQHPFIYQVQMRGYFTPSFARGGMGSKQLNNRRYYRAEVHLSEGSQDYDLVGYTKEQIINDILDQYERHMQFLHLVR; translated from the coding sequence ATGAATCCGCCGGTGTTCTACTTCGCCGCGACGGTCATTCTGCTGTTTGGTCTGGTTGTCATCGCCATGCCGGAACAGGCCGGCGCCTGGTTGCTGGCTGCGCAAAACTGGGCGGCCAATACGGTCGGCTGGTACTACATGCTCGCGATGACGCTGTATCTGGTCTTCGTGGTGGTCACCGCGTTATCGGGCTACGGCAAGATAAAACTCGGTGCCGACCACGACGAACCCGAGTTCAGTTACCTGTCCTGGGCCGGCATGCTGTTCGCCGCCGGGATCAGCATCACGCTGTTTTTCTTTTGCGTATCCGAGCCACTGACGCACTTGGCCCAACCGCCGCAAGGCGAGGCCGGCACCGCCGATGCGGCGCGGCAGGCGATGCAGATTCTGTTTCTGCACTGGGGCCTGCACGGCTGGGGCGTGTTCGCCTTTGTCGGCATGGCGCTGGCCTATTTCGCCTACCGGCATAACCTGCCGCTGGCCTTGCGTTCGGCGCTGTATCCGCTGATCGGCAAGCGCATCAACGGCCCCATCGGTTATGCGGTGGACGGCTTCGGCATCATCGCCACGGTGTTCGGTCTGGGTGCCGACATGGGCTTCGGCGTGCTGCACCTCAACTCCGGTCTGGACTACCTGTTTGGCATCGCGCACACCCAATGGATTCAGGTCGGCCTGATCACGCTGATGATGGGTGCGGCGATCATCGTCGCCGTGTCGGGTGTGGACAAGGGCGTGCGGGTGATGTCCGACATCAACATGCTGCTGGCCTGTGCGCTGCTGCTGTTCGTGTTGTTCGCCGGGCCTACCCAGCACCTGCTCAACACCCTGATCCAGAACCTCGGCGATTACCTCGGCGCGTTGCCGATGAAGAGTTTCGACCTCTACGCCTACGACAAACCGAGCGACTGGCTCGGTGGCTGGACGGTGTTCTACTGGGCCTGGTGGATCGCATGGTCGCCGTTCGTGGGCCTGTTCATCGCACGGATTTCCCGTGGTCGGACCATCCGTGAATTCGTCTTCGGCGTGCTGCTGATTCCGCTGGGTTTCACCCTGGCGTGGATGTCGATCTTCGGCAACAGCGCCATCGATCAGGTGCTCAATCACGGCATGTCGGCACTGGGCATGTCGGCCCTCGACAATCCGTCGATGAGCCTTTATCTGCTGCTGGAAACCTACCCGTGGAGCAAGACTGTCATCGCGGTGACGGTGTTCATCAGCTTCGTGTTCTTCGTCACCTCGGCCGACTCCGGCACCGTGGTGCTCTCGACCCTGTCGGCCAAGGGCGGCAACCCCGACGAAGACGGGCCGAAATGGCTGCGAGTGTTCTGGGGCGCGATGACCGCGCTGGTGACCAGTGCACTCCTGTTCTCCGGCAGCATCGATGCGTTGAAGTCGGCGGTGGTGCTGACCTCGCTGCCGTTTTCGATGATCCTGTTGCTGATGATGTGGGGCCTGCACAAGGCGTTCTATCTGGAATCGCAGAAGCAGATCGCGCAATTGCATTCGCTGGCACCAGTGTCCGGTTCGCGGCGTGGCACGGGTGGCTGGCGCCAACGTCTGAGTCAGGCGGTGCACTTCCCCTCACGCGACGAGGTGTACCGCTTCATGGACACCACGGTGCGCCCGGCGATTGAAGAAGTGACGGCGGTATTCGTCGAGAAGGGCTTGAACGTGGTCACGCAGCCGGATCCGGCGCACGACAACATCAGCCTGGAAATCGGCCACGGTGAGCAGCATCCGTTCATCTATCAGGTGCAGATGCGCGGCTACTTCACGCCGTCGTTCGCCCGCGGCGGCATGGGTTCCAAGCAACTCAACAACCGCCGCTACTACCGCGCTGAAGTGCACTTGAGCGAGGGCAGTCAGGACTACGATCTGGTCGGCTATACCAAAGAGCAGATCATCAACGACATCCTCGACCAGTACGAACGTCACATGCAGTTCCTGCATCTGGTGCGTTGA
- a CDS encoding type II toxin-antitoxin system HicB family antitoxin produces MKFPVVLHKDADSDYGVIVPDVPGCFSAGTTVAEAFENTQEALALHYEGLVADGAPLPRVQDIDAHIENPDYAGGIWGVVDFDITPYFGKSVRFNATLPEQLLERIDQTVRRDQRYSSRSGFLAAAALRELST; encoded by the coding sequence ATGAAATTCCCGGTCGTTCTGCACAAGGATGCCGACTCGGACTACGGAGTGATTGTCCCGGATGTACCGGGGTGCTTCTCCGCAGGTACCACGGTAGCCGAAGCCTTCGAAAACACTCAGGAGGCTCTGGCCCTGCACTATGAGGGGCTGGTGGCTGATGGCGCGCCATTGCCTCGTGTTCAGGATATTGATGCGCATATCGAAAACCCGGATTACGCGGGTGGAATCTGGGGTGTTGTCGACTTTGATATCACACCCTATTTCGGCAAGTCGGTACGCTTCAATGCCACGCTGCCCGAGCAACTGCTGGAGCGTATTGATCAAACAGTCCGGCGTGATCAGCGCTACAGTTCTCGCTCCGGGTTTCTGGCCGCCGCTGCGTTACGCGAATTGTCGACATAA
- a CDS encoding LacI family DNA-binding transcriptional regulator: MNQEKPRKRRGAGRVTLNAVARQAGVSAITVSRYFNQPETVSPERRERIAAVVAELGYVPNLVAGGLASARGKIVGMVIPNISGPIFANTIQGFSDTLSRHGYQLLLASSYFSTEQEENAVRAFLGWSPAALVLTSHFHSSGTEKMIAEADIPVIETWDYQPDREPMQIGFSHYEVGVTAARYLHDKGYRRIAFVQNSAPGDLSALERRDGYAATVRDFGLEPWVFAPDAERAPFEAGKQAMEALMNAAPRPDAIIFANDNLAAGGLLAGQRAGIKIPEDCAVLGFGDYPFAEMLLPSLSTIEPPALEIGVLAATRVLESLGVLPSDEVQRLNLLQCQMIEREST; encoded by the coding sequence TTGAACCAGGAAAAGCCCCGAAAACGCCGTGGCGCCGGACGCGTGACCCTGAATGCGGTGGCACGCCAGGCGGGTGTTTCGGCGATTACCGTGTCGCGCTATTTCAATCAGCCGGAAACCGTCTCGCCGGAGCGCCGCGAGCGGATCGCGGCGGTGGTGGCCGAGCTGGGTTACGTGCCGAATCTGGTGGCCGGCGGACTGGCGTCGGCGCGGGGCAAAATCGTCGGCATGGTGATTCCGAACATCTCCGGGCCGATCTTTGCCAACACCATTCAGGGCTTCAGCGACACCCTCAGCCGCCACGGTTATCAGCTGCTGCTGGCGTCGAGTTACTTCAGTACTGAGCAGGAAGAAAACGCCGTGCGCGCATTTCTCGGCTGGTCGCCGGCGGCGCTGGTACTGACCAGCCACTTCCACAGTTCGGGTACGGAAAAGATGATCGCCGAAGCGGATATTCCGGTGATCGAAACCTGGGATTACCAGCCGGATCGCGAGCCGATGCAGATCGGCTTTTCGCACTATGAAGTCGGCGTGACCGCTGCCCGTTATCTGCATGACAAAGGCTATCGCCGCATCGCCTTCGTACAGAACAGCGCTCCCGGCGACCTCAGTGCCCTCGAACGTCGCGACGGTTACGCCGCCACCGTGCGCGACTTTGGGCTGGAGCCGTGGGTGTTCGCCCCCGACGCCGAGCGCGCGCCATTCGAGGCCGGCAAGCAGGCAATGGAGGCGCTGATGAACGCCGCGCCCCGCCCCGACGCGATCATCTTCGCCAACGACAACCTCGCCGCCGGCGGCCTGCTCGCCGGGCAACGCGCAGGCATCAAAATCCCCGAAGACTGCGCCGTGCTCGGCTTCGGCGATTACCCGTTCGCCGAGATGCTGTTGCCGAGCCTGAGCACGATCGAACCGCCGGCACTGGAGATTGGCGTGCTGGCGGCGACACGGGTATTGGAAAGTCTCGGGGTGTTGCCGAGCGATGAGGTGCAGCGGTTGAACCTGTTGCAGTGCCAAATGATCGAGCGCGAGAGCACCTGA
- a CDS encoding TonB-dependent receptor: protein MHNIPGATHKLAQSIRAAGWIFTGLAALPLADALAADSSDQEPTLKSVTVTATRREESLQKVPVAVSVIDGEQLERDNRNGVASIVQQVPSLNFRTGASNKDTSLFVRGVGTISTSPGVEPTVATVIDGVVYARPGQSTLDLLDLERVEVLRGPQGTLFGKNASAGVLNITSKAPTNETHGYIDQSYYSGNESRTRFGIGGSLIPDTLKGSISTLFGTYDGNVDNKNNGQEVNGYNHRGVRGKLEFTPNDDITFTLIADYMQSHDDGPNGVVSKSLTPAFANALSPVYASGHNRDINTDTRSHVEDTNKGLSGQLDWQLGDYTLTSITAWRGWDNTQYQDGDRLSTITPAFPGTADKGDLAFDQYSQELRLASPKGEFLEYVGGLFYMHGKDDETYQRTLTATTRTDRGVADYSTTSDSYAAFGETTLNFTSDFRGIAGLRYTHDELEYDHRRVSTSATTVSGIQPATSSSGSVDEDGWSGRLGVQYDLSDAVTTYLTYSRGYKGPAYNVFFNMQPRDTEALKPETSNTWEAGIKATSWNNRLTTNLAVFHSDYDNYQANFFDTVAGQVVTRLINAGSVSTEGVELDYALQATQQLKFSGALAYTRARIDQFSCPAGAAASCNVNGKPLPFSPDWKSYVRADYSIPLDNGLDIELGTDYSWQSEVQYDISQNADTKQGAYGIWNASVALADYSNGWRVALLGKNLADKSYSPLLASGGSYIYRAVPRDDERYFGVQLRKDF from the coding sequence ATGCACAACATTCCTGGGGCGACACACAAATTGGCGCAATCGATTCGCGCCGCTGGCTGGATTTTTACCGGGCTGGCGGCGTTACCGCTGGCCGATGCGCTGGCGGCTGACAGCAGCGATCAGGAGCCAACCCTCAAGTCCGTCACGGTCACCGCCACCCGCCGCGAAGAGTCGCTGCAGAAGGTGCCGGTGGCAGTGTCGGTGATCGACGGCGAACAACTGGAGCGCGACAACCGCAACGGCGTGGCGAGCATCGTCCAGCAAGTGCCGTCGCTGAATTTCCGTACCGGTGCGTCGAACAAGGACACCTCGTTGTTTGTGCGAGGCGTCGGCACGATTTCCACCTCGCCCGGCGTCGAGCCAACAGTGGCCACGGTGATCGATGGCGTGGTCTATGCGCGTCCCGGTCAATCGACCCTTGATCTGCTGGATCTGGAGCGCGTCGAAGTGCTGCGTGGCCCGCAAGGCACGCTGTTCGGCAAGAACGCCTCGGCCGGTGTGCTCAACATCACCAGCAAGGCGCCGACCAACGAGACCCACGGTTACATCGACCAGTCGTACTACAGCGGCAACGAAAGCCGCACCCGTTTCGGCATCGGCGGCAGCCTGATTCCGGACACGCTCAAGGGTTCGATCAGCACCCTGTTCGGCACATACGACGGCAACGTCGACAACAAAAACAACGGCCAGGAGGTCAACGGTTACAACCATCGCGGCGTGCGCGGCAAACTCGAATTCACGCCCAATGACGACATCACCTTCACCCTGATCGCCGACTACATGCAATCCCACGACGACGGTCCCAACGGCGTCGTCAGCAAGTCGCTGACCCCGGCTTTCGCCAACGCGTTGAGCCCGGTCTACGCCAGCGGCCACAACCGCGACATCAACACCGACACCCGCAGCCATGTCGAGGACACCAACAAAGGCCTGTCCGGCCAGCTCGACTGGCAACTGGGCGATTACACCCTGACCTCGATCACCGCATGGCGCGGCTGGGACAACACTCAGTATCAGGATGGTGATCGGCTGAGCACGATCACCCCGGCGTTCCCCGGCACCGCCGACAAGGGCGATCTGGCCTTCGATCAGTACTCGCAGGAGCTGCGTCTGGCCTCGCCGAAAGGTGAGTTCCTCGAATACGTTGGCGGCCTGTTCTACATGCACGGCAAGGATGACGAGACCTATCAGCGCACCTTGACCGCCACCACGCGCACCGACCGTGGCGTCGCCGATTACAGCACCACCAGCGACAGCTACGCAGCGTTCGGTGAGACCACGCTGAACTTCACTTCGGACTTCCGTGGCATCGCCGGCCTGCGCTATACCCACGATGAGCTGGAATACGATCACCGTCGCGTCTCGACCTCGGCGACCACGGTCAGCGGCATTCAACCGGCCACCAGCAGTTCCGGCTCGGTGGACGAAGACGGCTGGTCCGGTCGGCTCGGCGTGCAGTACGACCTCAGTGATGCAGTCACCACGTACCTGACCTATTCGCGCGGCTACAAAGGCCCGGCGTACAACGTGTTCTTCAACATGCAGCCGCGCGACACCGAGGCGCTGAAACCAGAGACCTCGAACACCTGGGAAGCGGGGATCAAGGCCACGAGCTGGAACAACCGGCTGACCACCAACCTCGCGGTGTTCCACAGCGATTACGACAACTACCAGGCGAACTTTTTCGACACGGTCGCCGGGCAAGTGGTGACGCGTCTGATCAACGCCGGCAGCGTCAGCACTGAAGGCGTCGAACTCGATTACGCCTTGCAGGCGACCCAGCAACTCAAGTTCTCCGGGGCGCTGGCTTACACCCGCGCGCGTATCGATCAATTCAGCTGCCCGGCAGGTGCGGCGGCGTCGTGCAACGTCAACGGCAAGCCATTGCCGTTCAGCCCGGACTGGAAAAGCTACGTGCGCGCCGACTACAGCATCCCGCTGGACAACGGCCTCGATATCGAACTCGGCACCGACTACAGCTGGCAGAGCGAAGTGCAGTACGACATCAGCCAGAACGCCGACACCAAACAAGGCGCCTACGGCATCTGGAACGCCAGCGTCGCTCTCGCCGATTACAGCAACGGCTGGCGCGTGGCGCTGCTGGGCAAGAACCTCGCCGACAAGTCCTACTCGCCGTTGCTGGCCAGCGGCGGCAGCTACATCTACCGCGCTGTGCCACGGGATGACGAGCGCTACTTCGGCGTGCAACTGCGCAAGGATTTCTGA
- a CDS encoding LLM class flavin-dependent oxidoreductase, whose product MSRQLKLGAFLMATGHHIAAWRHPQVPANAGLDFAHYKRLAQIAEAAKFDTLFVADSVAAPTQDIASRMARSDHFEPLTLLSALSAVTEQIGLIATATTSYNEPYHVARKFASLDHLSGGRAGWNLVTSDNAAEALNFGRDEHIGHAERYSRAREFHRVVTGLWDSWEDDAFVRDKASGAYYDPAKLHVLDHVGEHFRVKGPLNVARSPQGQPVIVQAGSSDTGRELAAQTAEVVFTAQTSLAGAQAFYADLKGRLPKYGRSADSLKIMPGVFVVVGQTEAEAQEKCETFQQLVEPEVGVALLGRMLGNFDLSKYPLDGPLPELPLTDSGQQSRQKLLTELAGRENLTLAELGRRIAGGRGHYSLVGTPAQIADRLQEWFEQGAADGFNVLVPHLPGGLEDFAQGVVPELQRRGLFRTEYEGRTLRENLGLARPQNRFV is encoded by the coding sequence ATGAGCAGACAACTGAAACTCGGCGCGTTTCTCATGGCCACCGGGCACCACATCGCCGCGTGGCGGCACCCGCAGGTGCCGGCCAATGCCGGTCTGGATTTCGCCCACTACAAGCGTCTGGCGCAGATTGCCGAGGCAGCGAAATTCGACACGCTGTTCGTCGCCGACAGTGTTGCCGCGCCGACTCAGGACATCGCCAGCCGCATGGCGCGCTCCGATCACTTCGAACCGCTGACCTTGCTCTCTGCGTTGAGCGCAGTCACCGAACAGATCGGCCTGATCGCCACGGCGACCACCAGCTACAACGAGCCGTACCACGTGGCGCGCAAATTCGCTTCGCTCGATCATTTGTCCGGCGGGCGTGCGGGGTGGAATCTGGTGACCTCGGACAACGCCGCCGAGGCGCTGAATTTCGGTCGCGACGAGCACATCGGTCACGCCGAACGCTACAGCCGCGCTCGCGAGTTTCATCGAGTGGTCACCGGGCTGTGGGACAGTTGGGAGGACGATGCCTTTGTCCGCGACAAGGCCAGCGGCGCCTATTACGACCCAGCGAAGCTGCACGTGCTGGATCATGTCGGCGAACACTTTCGGGTAAAAGGCCCGCTGAACGTGGCGCGCTCGCCACAGGGACAACCGGTGATCGTGCAGGCCGGTTCATCCGACACCGGGCGTGAACTGGCGGCACAAACCGCTGAGGTAGTGTTCACCGCGCAGACTTCGCTGGCCGGCGCGCAGGCGTTCTACGCCGATCTCAAGGGGCGCCTGCCCAAGTACGGACGCAGTGCCGATTCGCTGAAAATCATGCCGGGGGTGTTTGTCGTCGTCGGGCAGACAGAAGCCGAAGCGCAGGAAAAATGTGAAACGTTTCAGCAATTGGTCGAACCGGAGGTTGGCGTGGCGTTGCTTGGGCGTATGCTGGGCAACTTCGACTTGTCGAAGTACCCGCTGGACGGCCCGCTACCGGAGTTGCCTCTGACCGACAGCGGCCAGCAGAGCCGGCAGAAATTGCTGACTGAATTGGCGGGGCGGGAGAACCTGACCCTCGCCGAATTGGGCCGGAGGATTGCCGGTGGGCGTGGGCATTACAGTCTGGTCGGCACACCGGCGCAGATCGCCGATCGCTTGCAGGAATGGTTCGAGCAGGGCGCGGCGGATGGTTTCAACGTGTTGGTACCGCACCTTCCGGGCGGGCTGGAAGATTTCGCCCAGGGCGTGGTCCCGGAACTGCAACGGCGTGGGTTGTTCAGAACCGAGTATGAGGGCCGGACGTTGCGCGAGAACCTGGGCCTTGCCCGACCGCAAAACAGATTTGTGTGA
- the mgrA gene encoding L-glyceraldehyde 3-phosphate reductase has product MTYTAAENRYDSIPYRRVGRSGLVLPALSLGLWHNFGDSTPIDTQRALLRTAFDLGINHFDLANNYGPPYGSAEINFGRLLREDFKQYRDELIISSKAGWDMWPGPYGQGGGSRKYVLASLDQSLQRLGLDYVDIFYSHRFDPDTPLEETASALATAVQQGKALYIGISSYSGVKTREIAALLKEWKVPLLIHQPAYNLLNRWVEKDLLDTTAELGTGVIAFTPLAQGLLTDKYLNGVPADARVNRPGGGSLQASHLSDANIAHVRALNEIAKRRGQSLAQLALAWTLRDPRVTSALIGASRPEQIIENVGALKNLSFSAEELAEIDRFAQEGGINLWEKPSTAE; this is encoded by the coding sequence ATGACTTACACCGCTGCCGAAAACCGCTACGACTCCATCCCTTACCGCCGCGTCGGCCGCAGCGGTCTGGTGCTGCCGGCGCTGTCGCTGGGCCTGTGGCACAACTTCGGCGACAGCACGCCGATCGACACCCAGCGTGCCCTGCTGCGTACCGCGTTCGACCTGGGCATCAACCACTTTGACCTGGCCAACAATTACGGCCCGCCGTACGGCAGCGCCGAGATCAATTTCGGTCGTTTGCTGCGTGAAGACTTCAAGCAGTACCGCGATGAACTGATCATCTCCAGCAAGGCCGGTTGGGACATGTGGCCTGGCCCGTACGGTCAGGGCGGCGGTTCGCGCAAATACGTGCTGGCCAGCCTCGACCAAAGCCTGCAGCGCCTCGGTCTGGACTATGTGGATATCTTCTATTCGCACCGCTTCGACCCGGACACCCCGCTGGAAGAAACCGCCAGCGCCCTCGCCACCGCCGTACAACAGGGCAAGGCGCTGTACATCGGCATCTCGTCGTACTCCGGGGTGAAAACCCGCGAGATCGCCGCGCTGCTCAAGGAATGGAAAGTGCCGCTGCTGATTCATCAGCCGGCGTACAACCTGCTCAATCGCTGGGTGGAAAAAGACCTGCTCGACACCACCGCTGAGCTCGGCACTGGCGTCATCGCCTTCACCCCGCTGGCGCAAGGTCTGCTGACCGACAAGTACCTCAACGGCGTGCCGGCGGATGCGCGGGTCAATCGTCCGGGCGGTGGTTCGCTGCAGGCTTCGCACTTGTCCGATGCCAACATTGCCCACGTGCGGGCGTTGAACGAGATCGCCAAACGTCGCGGCCAGAGCCTCGCGCAACTGGCGCTGGCCTGGACCCTGCGTGATCCACGGGTGACCTCGGCACTGATCGGTGCGAGCCGGCCGGAGCAGATCATCGAGAACGTCGGGGCGTTGAAGAATCTGAGTTTCAGTGCTGAGGAACTGGCGGAGATCGACCGGTTTGCCCAGGAGGGCGGGATTAATCTGTGGGAGAAGCCGTCGACCGCTGAATAA
- the tauD gene encoding taurine dioxygenase: MSSLTITPLSSALGAQISGVDVSQPLNLEQRDAIEQALLKYQVLFFRNQPIEPSQQARFAAYFGDLHIHPIYPNVPEQPEVLILDTAVTDVRDNAIWHTDVTFLPTPALGAVLSAKLLPEFGGDTLWASGIAAYEALSAPMKTLLEGLTATHDFTRSFPLERYGNTPQALAQWEEARRKNPPLSHPVIRTHPVSGRRSLFVNEGFTSKINELSDTESEAILKFLFAHATRPEFTIRWRWQQDDIAFWDNRVTQHYAVDDYRPARRVMQRATVLGDVPFFR, from the coding sequence ATGAGCAGCCTGACCATCACCCCATTAAGCTCGGCCCTCGGCGCGCAAATCAGCGGCGTCGACGTCAGCCAGCCGTTGAACCTGGAACAGCGCGATGCCATCGAGCAGGCGCTGCTCAAGTATCAGGTGCTGTTCTTTCGCAACCAGCCGATCGAGCCATCGCAACAGGCGCGTTTCGCGGCGTATTTTGGCGACCTGCACATTCACCCGATCTATCCGAACGTGCCGGAACAGCCCGAAGTGCTGATCCTCGACACGGCCGTCACCGACGTGCGCGACAACGCGATCTGGCACACCGACGTGACCTTCCTGCCGACCCCGGCGCTGGGGGCGGTGCTCAGCGCCAAGCTGTTGCCGGAATTTGGCGGCGACACCCTGTGGGCCAGCGGAATTGCCGCCTATGAAGCGCTGTCAGCACCGATGAAAACCCTGCTCGAAGGCCTGACTGCCACTCACGATTTCACTCGTTCGTTTCCGCTGGAACGTTACGGCAATACGCCGCAAGCCCTGGCGCAGTGGGAAGAAGCAAGGCGCAAGAATCCGCCGCTGTCGCACCCGGTGATCCGCACTCACCCGGTGAGCGGACGCCGTTCGTTGTTCGTCAACGAAGGCTTCACCTCGAAGATCAACGAGCTGTCGGACACTGAGAGCGAGGCGATTCTGAAATTCCTGTTCGCCCACGCAACCCGGCCGGAGTTCACCATTCGCTGGCGCTGGCAGCAGGACGACATTGCGTTCTGGGACAACCGCGTGACGCAACATTACGCGGTGGATGATTACCGCCCGGCACGACGGGTGATGCAGCGGGCGACGGTGTTGGGGGATGTGCCGTTCTTCAGATAA